From Hymenobacter sedentarius, a single genomic window includes:
- a CDS encoding alpha/beta fold hydrolase — MNPHYPDRTPAVSPTSPGYAQLPELPAPMPPGVEAHFFPGFTVHAVATAGATIHVLRGGSGPPLLLLHGHPETHVMWHKIAGKLARDYTVVLPDLRGYGDSSKPASSPDHGPYSFRSMAQDQVEVMAHFGFDTFFVAGHDRGGRVAHRLCLDHPGAVRKACVLDIAPTLTMYDDTSQEFATRYVWWFFQIQPFPVPENQIGFDPAYYLQHHLAVQNKTPDAIAPDALQEYLRCYGCRATIHAVCEDYRAAASIDLEYDRADAAAGHRVTAPLLVLWGARGTVARLWNVLATWQAKAITVSGEALDCGHFLPEEHPEAVLAHFQAFFRD; from the coding sequence ATGAACCCCCATTACCCCGACCGCACGCCGGCCGTATCGCCCACCTCGCCGGGGTACGCGCAGCTACCCGAACTGCCGGCCCCGATGCCGCCGGGCGTGGAAGCGCACTTTTTTCCGGGTTTCACGGTGCATGCCGTGGCTACGGCGGGGGCCACCATCCACGTGCTGCGGGGCGGCAGCGGGCCCCCACTGCTGCTGTTGCACGGACACCCTGAAACCCACGTGATGTGGCACAAGATTGCCGGCAAGCTGGCGCGCGACTACACGGTGGTGCTGCCCGACTTGCGCGGCTACGGCGATTCGAGCAAGCCGGCCAGCAGCCCCGACCACGGCCCTTATTCCTTCCGCAGCATGGCCCAGGACCAGGTGGAGGTGATGGCCCACTTCGGCTTCGACACCTTTTTTGTGGCCGGGCACGACCGGGGCGGGCGTGTGGCGCACCGCCTGTGCCTCGACCACCCCGGCGCCGTGCGCAAAGCGTGTGTGCTCGACATCGCCCCCACCCTGACCATGTACGACGACACCAGCCAGGAATTTGCGACGCGCTACGTGTGGTGGTTTTTTCAGATTCAACCCTTCCCCGTGCCCGAGAACCAGATTGGTTTCGACCCGGCCTATTACCTGCAGCATCACCTCGCTGTGCAGAACAAAACGCCCGACGCCATCGCGCCCGACGCCCTGCAGGAGTACCTGCGCTGCTACGGCTGCCGGGCCACCATTCACGCCGTGTGCGAGGACTACCGCGCCGCCGCCAGCATTGACCTCGAATACGACCGGGCCGACGCCGCCGCCGGGCACCGCGTGACGGCCCCGCTGCTGGTCCTGTGGGGCGCCCGGGGCACGGTGGCCCGCCTCTGGAACGTACTTGCCACCTGGCAGGCCAAGGCCATCACCGTGTCGGGCGAAGCCCTGGATTGCGGCCACTTCCTGCCCGAGGAGCACCCCGAAGCGGTGCTGGCCCATTTCCAGGCCTTTTTTCGGGATTGA